The following proteins are encoded in a genomic region of Sulfuricurvum sp.:
- a CDS encoding ABC transporter permease yields MFYMSTALLVGVIFFSFFGSYFYTIDPSYLDKTSILLPPSSFHWLGTDRLGRDMLARLMQGGEVSLIIGFASAFISTIIGLVYGISAALLRGGFDKIFIIIVDLFLTFPTLFLLLTLVSYVNASVWVLILIISITGWMGTARLIRSESFAIGSKPFIRILHIAHVHPLKIMFKYYAPLLAPIVLVSFTFGVGGAILAESGLSFLGLGISAPQMSWGSILSGGKEVIDIAWWVSFFPGLMIFIVTFALMNISNTLQAKMNQKELH; encoded by the coding sequence ATGTTTTATATGAGTACCGCCCTTTTGGTCGGTGTCATCTTTTTTTCATTTTTTGGCTCCTACTTCTATACTATTGATCCATCGTATTTAGACAAAACATCTATCTTGCTTCCACCATCATCGTTCCATTGGCTTGGCACCGATAGACTTGGTCGTGATATGCTTGCCCGTTTAATGCAAGGTGGTGAAGTTTCTTTAATTATTGGCTTTGCAAGCGCATTTATATCAACTATAATCGGATTAGTTTATGGTATCAGTGCTGCATTATTGCGAGGTGGATTTGATAAAATATTTATTATCATTGTCGATCTTTTTTTGACATTCCCGACACTTTTTTTACTTTTAACATTAGTGAGCTATGTTAATGCTTCTGTCTGGGTATTAATATTGATTATATCAATAACTGGGTGGATGGGAACGGCACGTTTAATCCGATCTGAAAGTTTTGCAATTGGTTCTAAACCGTTTATCCGAATTCTCCATATTGCTCACGTACACCCTTTAAAAATAATGTTCAAATATTATGCTCCATTACTCGCCCCTATTGTTTTAGTGAGTTTTACATTCGGTGTAGGGGGGGCGATTTTGGCGGAATCAGGTCTCTCATTTTTAGGGCTTGGGATTAGCGCACCGCAGATGAGTTGGGGGAGTATCCTCAGTGGCGGTAAAGAGGTGATAGATATTGCTTGGTGGGTAAGTTTTTTTCCTGGCTTGATGATTTTTATTGTCACCTTTGCCTTAATGAATATTTCTAATACATTACAAGCGAAGATGAACCAAAAAGAGCTACACTAA
- a CDS encoding flagellar biosynthesis anti-sigma factor FlgM, with protein MISSINGSLIKGAYQDGSLKLKEQEKSVQQVQKQGDTSRIDELKASIENGSYRVDIESLAKRIAQELT; from the coding sequence ATGATTTCAAGTATTAACGGCTCCCTCATTAAAGGGGCATATCAGGATGGATCTCTAAAGCTTAAAGAGCAAGAGAAGTCTGTTCAACAGGTGCAGAAGCAAGGTGACACAAGTCGAATCGATGAGCTCAAAGCCTCTATCGAAAACGGCAGCTATCGTGTCGATATTGAATCGTTAGCCAAGAGGATCGCTCAAGAGCTGACGTAA
- the flgK gene encoding flagellar hook-associated protein FlgK has product MGSIFSALHIGYSGLNAAQIGIDTTGHNISNADTEGYTRQRVVTSEAMPLSIVPGQQGNGTQVTEIARVFDQFVYNRYATSAQNQSYSDAMTKNLKELSTYFPDIQNVGIKADLQSYFDSWQSLASNPDNSSIKVALAQQTQTLTQHIAQTRTQISDLQNSLDGQIKTNIDEVNRIGEQIASINKAISLAESDGVSNANDLRDQRGVLEMSLTKLVGATITSDKIMSNMGADSNIAEKNGNYLIQVGGYNIVDGATYHPIGMDSSNNAGKFNDIYYERQDGVRFPLADSIKGGQVGALLALRGSTINSQGSFDNGILQETINSLDIFAKGLIESTNNLYAQSATDTMQSNPLTFGSDQTLLSTGENFKVGTFDFIVYDSSGKEMGRRSITVDASTVMDNSGAFLSDGVTPNSIVEQLKIQKDDNKDNNGLNDINNIVSTSFVSSNNVLGLSLSSAYSTSGYTFAIQDNGTNFAGVTGMSRFFDGYNSGDISLNSSLKNNPTNITAYKSPAAGDNQTALDMVNLQFNSMDFNEGSNKTTSDTLYGFYDVVATRVGTQTNAAITANQSITAQFNAIKQEYDSITKVNIDEEMANLIRYQTSYGAAAKVITTIDQMMTTLLGIKA; this is encoded by the coding sequence ATGGGATCTATTTTTAGTGCATTACATATTGGCTATAGTGGCTTAAATGCGGCGCAAATCGGCATCGATACAACAGGACACAATATCTCCAATGCTGATACAGAAGGATACACGCGACAACGTGTTGTCACTTCAGAAGCAATGCCCCTTAGTATTGTTCCAGGTCAGCAAGGTAATGGGACACAAGTAACTGAAATTGCTCGTGTTTTTGATCAATTTGTTTATAACCGATATGCAACAAGTGCTCAAAACCAATCCTATTCTGATGCAATGACTAAAAACTTAAAAGAGCTTTCTACCTATTTTCCTGATATTCAGAATGTTGGGATTAAAGCCGATTTGCAAAGCTATTTTGATTCATGGCAGTCTCTTGCATCCAATCCTGATAATTCTTCTATAAAAGTAGCTTTAGCGCAACAAACACAAACATTAACACAACATATTGCTCAAACTCGTACACAAATCTCTGATTTACAAAATTCGTTAGATGGTCAAATTAAAACCAACATTGATGAAGTAAACCGAATAGGGGAGCAAATTGCCAGTATTAATAAAGCAATTTCACTGGCAGAGAGTGATGGGGTGAGTAATGCCAATGATTTGCGTGATCAACGTGGTGTATTGGAAATGTCTCTAACAAAGCTTGTTGGTGCCACTATAACTTCTGATAAGATTATGAGTAATATGGGTGCTGATAGTAATATTGCTGAAAAAAATGGAAATTATTTGATCCAAGTAGGCGGTTATAATATTGTTGATGGCGCAACATACCATCCTATCGGGATGGATAGCAGTAATAATGCTGGTAAGTTTAATGATATTTATTATGAACGTCAAGATGGGGTCCGTTTTCCTTTGGCTGATTCAATTAAAGGTGGTCAGGTAGGGGCGTTATTGGCATTAAGAGGAAGTACGATCAATTCTCAAGGTTCTTTTGATAATGGAATTTTACAAGAGACAATAAATTCATTGGATATTTTTGCAAAAGGGCTCATTGAATCAACCAACAATCTCTATGCGCAAAGTGCTACTGATACAATGCAGTCTAATCCACTGACATTTGGATCAGATCAAACACTTTTGAGTACAGGTGAAAATTTTAAAGTCGGTACATTTGATTTTATAGTGTATGATAGTAGTGGAAAAGAAATGGGGCGACGCAGTATCACTGTAGATGCTTCGACGGTAATGGATAACTCAGGAGCATTTTTAAGCGATGGTGTGACCCCAAATAGTATTGTTGAACAACTTAAAATACAAAAAGATGATAACAAAGACAATAATGGACTAAACGATATTAACAATATAGTGAGTACCTCTTTTGTCTCTTCTAATAATGTTTTAGGTCTTTCTCTCTCCAGTGCATATTCCACTTCAGGTTATACGTTTGCTATTCAAGATAATGGGACAAATTTTGCCGGCGTAACAGGTATGAGCCGATTTTTTGATGGGTATAATTCTGGAGATATCTCCCTTAATAGTAGTTTGAAAAATAACCCTACCAATATTACAGCGTACAAATCTCCTGCTGCCGGAGATAACCAAACTGCATTGGATATGGTAAATCTTCAGTTTAATTCTATGGATTTTAATGAAGGTAGCAATAAAACAACTTCCGATACTCTGTATGGTTTTTATGATGTCGTTGCAACACGAGTTGGTACGCAGACAAATGCAGCGATTACTGCAAACCAGTCGATAACCGCTCAATTTAATGCTATAAAACAAGAGTATGATTCTATTACTAAAGTAAATATTGATGAAGAGATGGCAAATTTGATCCGTTATCAAACCTCTTACGGTGCTGCTGCTAAGGTAATAACCACTATCGATCAAATGATGACGACCCTTTTAGGAATCAAGGCGTAA
- a CDS encoding rod-binding protein, translating into MEIANVNYQKAVPTIGTKEGDKALHEKTDQFESIIIKMMLDEAMKDEKNVFTSSNDPGDKIFKSMYREELSNASAGGFGFSQMLFEHLSQKAEKH; encoded by the coding sequence ATGGAAATAGCAAATGTAAATTATCAAAAAGCAGTTCCAACCATCGGGACAAAAGAGGGGGATAAAGCGCTTCATGAAAAAACCGATCAATTTGAATCCATCATTATCAAAATGATGTTGGATGAGGCAATGAAAGATGAAAAAAATGTTTTTACCAGTTCCAACGATCCGGGTGATAAAATTTTTAAATCGATGTATCGAGAAGAGCTTTCAAATGCCAGTGCGGGAGGATTTGGATTTTCACAAATGTTGTTTGAACATTTGAGTCAAAAAGCCGAAAAACACTAA
- a CDS encoding TonB-dependent siderophore receptor, translated as MITRFSLALLLVPFSLFATEAKTNLLTILTDDINSIAQTAKDQRANIDYLPYVMSVFDGEELSRAGASSLKEALSLVAGVNIASDNLSLFNPVFRGSNPVAYGQSKLIVDGIEVNDLFFDGYTAYLSMPIDMIKRIEVVRGPGSYSNGHNGYAGSIIITTYKSEMSTGDSGRWFTSVGNNRTGKIGGSYVMKDDDFSFAADIYTVHDDLSLSYGKDGMSNGILSYDSLGINNRPLSRSGNAPSSTDATMASATISKGAFFADGRFSTYQHGSEGGINYALASDGDHYNVDQWHIGVGAHYTAGDFAGTIQAATTQDSFTSHQLLGPVGLVLPKPITYFPVVTFNDGFYGIHEAFIRTYQVNNTLSGSVYGGDVTVGLHGSWSSVSSEKTITTDRNSGTGLTDYSTSLPFFNPNGSINNQTAYITYERALSTNLIGYASLTLDHRNGLATQIDPRFAAVYTLDPNNLLKFSISRAHRNPSWQEMFTLNNSARWGNPDLHPETVIAYETQYIHKFETDHTISLNLFRLDNNDQIYLQYNAPARRYEYVNGSESLIQGFEAEWRKRYDDTSFYTAYTHIWAEDGNGVTLPNAPTDTARGFITQSFNENWYASVAGRWQSATPRAVGDTRDEMKSIAIVDTSIGYKLPRLHSEIQLTLKNIFNETEFYPSPKGTYNDDYPALGRTYLITLRGTF; from the coding sequence TTTTCACTTTTTGCTACTGAAGCAAAGACAAATCTTCTTACAATACTAACAGACGATATAAATTCTATCGCACAAACCGCCAAAGATCAACGAGCCAATATCGATTATCTCCCCTACGTTATGAGTGTGTTTGACGGCGAAGAGCTCTCCCGCGCCGGAGCATCATCGCTGAAAGAGGCTCTTAGTTTAGTCGCGGGTGTCAATATCGCCAGTGACAATCTATCCCTTTTCAACCCCGTCTTTCGAGGTTCCAATCCGGTAGCTTACGGCCAAAGTAAACTTATCGTCGATGGTATCGAGGTTAATGACCTCTTCTTTGATGGCTATACCGCTTATCTAAGTATGCCGATCGATATGATTAAACGGATTGAAGTTGTCCGTGGTCCGGGCAGCTATAGTAACGGTCACAATGGCTATGCAGGCTCAATCATCATCACAACCTATAAATCTGAAATGTCCACCGGCGATAGCGGCCGATGGTTTACCTCAGTAGGAAACAACCGCACCGGCAAAATCGGCGGTTCATATGTGATGAAAGATGACGATTTTTCGTTTGCGGCAGATATCTATACTGTACACGATGATCTCTCCCTCTCATATGGAAAAGACGGTATGAGTAACGGCATCTTAAGTTATGATAGCCTAGGTATCAACAACCGCCCTCTTTCTCGATCAGGCAATGCCCCATCATCTACCGATGCAACTATGGCATCGGCTACTATCAGCAAAGGGGCTTTTTTCGCCGATGGACGGTTCTCCACCTATCAACATGGTTCAGAGGGTGGAATCAACTATGCTCTTGCCTCTGATGGAGATCACTACAACGTCGATCAATGGCACATAGGTGTCGGAGCCCACTATACTGCGGGAGATTTTGCAGGAACCATACAAGCGGCAACGACCCAAGATAGCTTCACAAGCCATCAATTATTAGGTCCTGTGGGACTGGTATTACCAAAACCTATAACATATTTTCCCGTTGTCACTTTTAATGACGGTTTTTATGGTATCCATGAAGCTTTTATCCGAACCTATCAGGTCAATAATACGCTCTCAGGCTCTGTATACGGCGGAGATGTCACAGTAGGACTACACGGATCATGGAGCAGTGTCAGCTCTGAGAAAACAATCACAACCGATAGAAACAGCGGAACCGGATTAACCGATTACTCAACGTCACTCCCATTTTTCAACCCTAACGGCTCTATCAATAATCAAACGGCGTACATCACCTATGAGCGTGCGCTTAGTACAAATTTGATCGGTTACGCTTCCCTTACACTCGATCATCGTAATGGGTTGGCAACACAAATCGATCCACGTTTTGCGGCCGTTTACACACTCGATCCGAATAATTTGCTCAAGTTTTCAATCTCCCGTGCACATAGGAATCCCTCTTGGCAAGAGATGTTTACCCTCAATAATAGCGCACGCTGGGGCAATCCCGATCTGCATCCTGAAACCGTCATAGCGTATGAGACCCAATACATCCATAAATTTGAAACGGATCATACCATTTCACTCAATCTTTTCCGCCTCGACAATAATGACCAAATCTATCTCCAATACAACGCACCCGCAAGACGTTATGAATATGTGAACGGATCAGAAAGCCTCATTCAAGGTTTTGAAGCAGAGTGGCGTAAACGCTATGATGACACCTCTTTTTACACAGCATACACCCATATTTGGGCCGAAGACGGTAACGGGGTGACACTACCTAATGCTCCGACTGATACAGCGCGAGGATTTATCACTCAAAGTTTCAATGAGAACTGGTATGCTTCAGTCGCCGGACGATGGCAAAGTGCCACACCCAGAGCTGTAGGTGACACAAGAGATGAGATGAAATCCATCGCTATAGTCGATACCTCTATCGGATATAAACTCCCTCGCCTTCACAGTGAAATCCAGTTGACTCTCAAAAATATATTCAATGAAACTGAGTTTTATCCAAGTCCAAAAGGGACTTATAACGATGATTATCCCGCGCTCGGACGTACTTATTTAATTACTTTAAGGGGAACATTTTGA